A portion of the Syntrophales bacterium genome contains these proteins:
- a CDS encoding proton-conducting transporter membrane subunit, producing MYIVNLLLATILISMILIAVGARSRRFCGTIGVLSVGIITIIIFYVAYRVFTLGPQTLPEPLLAIPSLGAKLSISVDYLSAFFLVLIGLVSFLGTLYSYRYMEIYPTESPARFYHCLLLFIVGMIGVVSVSDMFFFFVFWEFMTLTSYFLVIYEKEDPVVLRAGLKYFIMTHIGTAAMFIGAILLQTEVGSFAFSRLREAMGGMIESNPIQLSVILFLFLLGFGTKAGMYPLGTWLPDAHPAAPSGVSAILSGVMIKMGVYGFIRLFFFLLPFSTHSVIWGMVIAFFGAFSLFMGTISALLQHDSKRLLAYSSIGQIGYILLGIGTGLAFLKINPVLSVVATMAGIYHLLNHACFKGLLFLNAGSILFKTGTRDLNKLGGLYSLMPVTAWVTLIASFSIAGIPPFNGFVSKWLIYQTTIIGGIRIPVFIFFGLVAIFISTVTLAAFIKFFSTSFSGTISKKLEMSLRPGFDVPFSMRLSQNILAVLCLLLGLFPWIPLNFIRIGLTGSEYGITLPQLADLFGTSIFGLTPIIGGVQSGTWLPITGLLVFGGCILLAFLLSRAGRPGMRTVPLWNCGEVYETDEIRYRAKSFYLPLVSQFERLVYPEFPTIQVKRPRRIFKVLDFDQIFYYPLVDFVMSFSQKFRRTHVGIPQAYLLYQVIGIIVLVAIMLWLIM from the coding sequence GTGTATATAGTAAACCTATTACTGGCCACTATCCTTATCAGTATGATCCTAATTGCCGTTGGCGCTCGCTCTCGTCGGTTCTGCGGAACTATCGGGGTCCTTTCAGTGGGTATCATTACCATAATTATTTTCTATGTGGCCTACCGGGTTTTTACCCTGGGACCTCAGACCCTTCCCGAGCCGCTCCTTGCGATCCCTTCTCTCGGGGCCAAGCTCTCAATAAGTGTAGATTACCTGAGCGCATTCTTTTTAGTCCTCATTGGTCTGGTCTCATTTTTGGGCACCCTTTATTCTTATCGCTATATGGAGATCTACCCTACCGAGAGCCCGGCCCGGTTTTACCACTGCTTGCTACTCTTTATTGTCGGGATGATCGGGGTTGTTTCAGTGTCTGATATGTTTTTCTTCTTTGTCTTCTGGGAGTTTATGACCCTCACCTCCTATTTTCTCGTAATCTATGAGAAGGAGGATCCGGTTGTTCTTCGAGCGGGACTGAAATACTTTATTATGACTCATATTGGAACTGCCGCCATGTTCATCGGGGCTATCCTCCTCCAGACGGAAGTTGGCTCTTTTGCCTTTTCCCGTTTACGGGAAGCAATGGGAGGAATGATTGAATCAAATCCTATCCAGCTCTCCGTTATCCTGTTCCTCTTCCTTTTGGGTTTTGGAACCAAGGCCGGCATGTACCCTCTTGGAACCTGGCTTCCCGATGCTCACCCCGCTGCTCCCTCCGGAGTATCGGCCATACTCTCCGGGGTGATGATCAAGATGGGGGTTTATGGATTCATTCGACTTTTCTTCTTTTTACTGCCCTTTTCAACCCATTCTGTAATCTGGGGGATGGTAATCGCTTTCTTTGGGGCATTTTCCTTATTTATGGGAACTATTTCTGCCCTCCTTCAGCACGATTCCAAGAGACTTTTAGCCTACTCCTCCATAGGTCAGATTGGATATATTCTTTTAGGAATTGGCACCGGCCTTGCTTTCCTCAAGATCAACCCTGTTCTTTCTGTGGTCGCTACCATGGCGGGAATCTACCATTTATTAAACCATGCCTGTTTTAAAGGTCTCCTTTTTCTGAATGCCGGGTCAATACTTTTTAAAACCGGAACCCGGGATTTAAATAAGTTAGGCGGACTTTATTCCCTTATGCCAGTCACCGCCTGGGTTACCTTAATTGCTTCCTTTTCGATTGCCGGGATACCTCCATTTAATGGATTTGTAAGTAAGTGGCTCATCTATCAAACCACCATTATTGGGGGGATCAGAATTCCCGTATTTATCTTTTTCGGACTTGTAGCAATCTTTATTAGTACGGTTACCTTAGCCGCTTTTATCAAATTTTTCAGCACCTCCTTTAGCGGGACTATCAGTAAAAAATTAGAGATGAGCCTCCGGCCCGGTTTTGACGTCCCATTTTCCATGCGGCTTTCCCAGAACATCCTTGCGGTTTTATGTCTCCTCCTCGGTCTTTTCCCCTGGATCCCTTTAAATTTCATTCGCATTGGCCTTACTGGTTCAGAATATGGAATCACCCTCCCACAGCTTGCGGATCTCTTTGGGACCTCGATCTTCGGCCTAACTCCGATCATCGGTGGCGTGCAAAGCGGAACCTGGCTTCCCATTACCGGCCTATTGGTCTTCGGAGGTTGTATTTTGTTGGCCTTTCTCCTTTCAAGGGCAGGGAGACCTGGGATGCGAACCGTTCCCCTCTGGAACTGTGGGGAAGTTTATGAAACTGATGAAATAAGGTACCGGGCAAAAAGCTTTTACCTCCCCTTGGTATCTCAATTTGAACGCTTAGTTTACCCTGAGTTTCCAACTATCCAGGTGAAACGGCCGCGGCGGATCTTTAAGGTATTGGATTTTGATCAGATTTTCTACTACCCCCTAGTTGATTTTGTGATGAGCTTTTCCCAGAAGTTTCGAAGAACCCATGTGGGTATTCCTCAAGCCTATCTGCTTTACCAGGTGATCGGGATTATCGTATTGGTGGCGATTATGCTTTGGTTAATAATGTAA
- a CDS encoding NADH-quinone oxidoreductase subunit C — protein MAFKTGSELVENLKVKFPTEIFSYREPVPEKIYVEIRPEAVRSIAEYLFRGLGARFNTIVGIDRRPTHQDFQTTHIFSLDQDKIFVLLQASLDREQPEIDSVTPIIPGANWAEREIQDLVGIKVKGHIDPRRLALPDDWPENLHPLRKDFVYNFRPEPVEGFAPKPVEPPENATVVPIGPFFPVLEEPAVFRVFVEGETVVGCDYRGFYNHRGIEKIADSVLTYNQIPFIAERI, from the coding sequence ATGGCTTTTAAAACTGGCAGTGAATTGGTTGAGAACCTAAAAGTGAAATTCCCGACGGAAATCTTCTCCTATAGGGAACCGGTTCCCGAGAAGATTTACGTAGAAATCCGTCCTGAGGCGGTTCGATCCATAGCGGAATATCTTTTCCGGGGCTTAGGAGCCCGTTTTAATACCATTGTGGGAATTGACCGCCGCCCTACCCATCAGGACTTTCAAACCACCCATATCTTTTCTCTCGATCAAGACAAAATTTTCGTCTTACTCCAGGCTTCTTTAGATCGAGAGCAGCCTGAGATTGACTCGGTCACTCCGATTATTCCTGGAGCTAACTGGGCAGAACGGGAGATTCAGGATCTGGTAGGAATTAAGGTTAAGGGGCACATTGATCCCCGCCGCCTGGCTCTCCCCGATGACTGGCCGGAGAACCTTCATCCTCTAAGAAAAGATTTTGTCTATAACTTCCGGCCCGAACCGGTCGAGGGATTTGCTCCCAAACCGGTGGAACCCCCGGAGAATGCCACGGTAGTTCCCATCGGGCCTTTCTTCCCGGTTTTGGAGGAGCCGGCGGTCTTTCGAGTCTTCGTTGAAGGGGAGACGGTAGTGGGCTGTGATTATCGGGGCTTTTACAACCATCGGGGAATTGAAAAAATTGCCGATTCAGTCCTCACGTATAATCAAATCCCGTTCATAGCCGAGCGGATATGA
- a CDS encoding 4Fe-4S dicluster domain-containing protein translates to MESYILLKTDLNRWVEAMREHYHVFAPSRVHQEIFFSPISFLPELDLLTGTAILSYLPPKDIVFPQSEVMFSYSQSGEEFQLTVPEEKLGGAVLLGIRPCDTTGIHWMDKFYQENLSDFYYSRRRNNLILVTLACNQPGKNCFCICCEGGPFLDPERDEFDLQLVDLGESYLVEGKSPKGKKLIELKPELFRKPDPSIKKIRDQLEEESRRRFLPEPTSYMSFAIRRITENSVPPEVWTELGERCFDDGGCTFVCPCCSCFGVGYLSEEEKGCHYRYWDSCDYSGFTREVSGHNPRGEKGERFKRRFFHKLSYQYMKKDGRIGCVGCGRCVTACPGEVGMPAVVERIRR, encoded by the coding sequence GTGGAAAGCTATATTCTCCTTAAAACCGACCTGAATCGCTGGGTTGAGGCGATGCGTGAGCACTATCATGTCTTTGCTCCTTCCCGGGTTCATCAGGAAATTTTCTTTTCCCCGATTTCTTTCCTCCCGGAATTAGATCTCTTAACCGGAACTGCCATCCTTTCCTATCTACCTCCCAAGGATATTGTTTTTCCTCAGTCTGAGGTTATGTTTTCTTACTCTCAATCCGGAGAGGAATTCCAGTTGACGGTTCCAGAGGAAAAGCTTGGGGGGGCGGTGCTCTTAGGGATCAGACCTTGTGATACCACTGGAATCCATTGGATGGATAAATTCTATCAGGAAAACCTTAGTGATTTTTATTACTCCCGTCGCCGGAATAACCTCATTTTAGTGACGCTTGCCTGTAACCAGCCAGGTAAGAATTGTTTTTGTATCTGTTGCGAAGGTGGACCATTCCTTGACCCGGAGAGAGATGAATTTGATCTTCAGCTTGTTGACCTTGGAGAAAGTTATTTGGTGGAGGGTAAAAGTCCAAAAGGGAAAAAACTCATAGAGCTTAAGCCCGAGCTTTTTCGCAAGCCGGACCCATCAATCAAGAAAATTCGGGATCAGCTGGAGGAAGAATCCCGGCGAAGGTTCTTACCGGAACCTACCTCTTACATGAGCTTCGCCATCCGCCGGATAACTGAAAATTCAGTTCCCCCGGAAGTCTGGACCGAGCTGGGAGAGCGCTGCTTTGATGATGGTGGTTGTACCTTTGTCTGCCCATGTTGCAGTTGCTTTGGGGTTGGTTATCTCTCGGAAGAGGAAAAGGGATGCCATTATCGGTACTGGGACTCGTGTGATTATTCTGGTTTTACCCGGGAGGTTTCCGGCCATAATCCACGAGGGGAGAAAGGGGAAAGATTTAAGCGGAGGTTTTTCCATAAACTGAGTTACCAGTACATGAAAAAGGATGGAAGAATCGGCTGCGTGGGGTGCGGCCGATGCGTCACTGCCTGTCCCGGAGAGGTGGGAATGCCTGCGGTTGTCGAACGAATCCGAAGGTAG
- a CDS encoding 4Fe-4S dicluster domain-containing protein — protein MMFKSKLKEAIICFKAGRVTMPFPLGPELHPPGDGFRGKIEVDMEKCIGCGGCANVCPARLIELSDSETTRIIEYFLKRCTYCGRCAEVCPEDAITMTREYQLATNDNNDLYIRNELYMGTCGRCGRCFKPQSALDKMMVTGFRQKTEGK, from the coding sequence ATGATGTTTAAGAGCAAACTCAAAGAAGCGATAATCTGCTTTAAGGCGGGCAGGGTGACGATGCCCTTTCCTTTAGGTCCAGAGTTACATCCACCTGGAGACGGGTTTCGGGGAAAGATAGAGGTTGATATGGAGAAGTGTATCGGCTGTGGGGGCTGTGCCAATGTTTGCCCGGCCCGCCTGATTGAGCTCAGTGATTCTGAAACTACTCGAATCATTGAGTATTTTCTTAAGCGCTGCACCTATTGCGGCCGGTGTGCTGAAGTCTGCCCGGAGGATGCCATTACCATGACCAGGGAATATCAATTGGCTACCAATGATAATAATGATCTCTATATTCGGAACGAGCTCTATATGGGCACCTGCGGCCGCTGCGGCCGCTGCTTTAAGCCCCAAAGTGCCTTAGATAAGATGATGGTAACCGGATTCAGGCAAAAGACCGAAGGAAAATAA
- a CDS encoding hydrogenase 4 subunit D: MKGTTIMVTWLFLLLLFPLIGAFLFLTGVPTYFREKRAGYLASIWAIATLIAALVVIVKSLGRPPALFTFGQMPWLETETRLFGAILDPLSLLMLAVTVIIGFLVVIFSSEYLSSENQEHPITTGWMRYFAWLLLFMFSMIGLAISPNLLQFLIFWELTTICSAALISFHEDEASYRAGFKALLMTHAPGLFFIIGLALVFVYTGSFEFASIGKLPGNIKATVLIFLLLAGWAKSAQGPFYTWIPDAMVAPTPISAYLHAAAMVTAGAFLIARVFTSGFEVSYGIGLLTAVIAILTMYIGLFFYFFQDDLKRLLAYSTITNVGYIFLGLGLGVMGSVVGLRGGLLHLICHAFAKTILFLTIGAISYATGTKLISRLSGVARGSPFLAFTFIIGFLSVTGIPPFPCFWSKFFIIVGAFALKSTLGIILGVLILGESVGAFIWFIIVTQRVFFGKEAEGAIPLHFPRIFTIVLGGLVILTLLAPLFGIPLLEGVK, from the coding sequence GTGAAGGGAACAACAATCATGGTGACCTGGCTTTTCTTATTGTTACTATTTCCGCTCATTGGCGCCTTCCTATTCCTCACCGGGGTCCCCACTTACTTCCGTGAGAAAAGGGCGGGTTATCTGGCCTCTATCTGGGCTATTGCGACCTTAATTGCTGCCCTCGTCGTCATTGTAAAAAGCCTGGGACGACCCCCAGCCCTCTTTACCTTTGGGCAAATGCCCTGGCTCGAGACCGAGACCAGGCTGTTTGGTGCCATCCTTGACCCCCTCTCCCTGTTGATGTTGGCAGTCACCGTGATCATCGGTTTTCTGGTAGTGATATTTTCCAGTGAGTATTTAAGCAGTGAAAACCAGGAGCACCCGATTACTACCGGATGGATGCGCTATTTTGCATGGCTTTTACTTTTCATGTTCTCCATGATCGGGCTAGCCATCTCCCCAAATCTTCTTCAATTTTTGATCTTTTGGGAGCTAACCACCATCTGCTCTGCCGCCCTCATCTCTTTCCACGAAGATGAAGCAAGCTATCGGGCTGGGTTCAAGGCGCTTCTAATGACCCATGCGCCGGGTCTGTTTTTTATCATTGGCCTGGCTCTGGTTTTCGTTTATACCGGCAGCTTTGAGTTTGCCAGTATCGGTAAGCTTCCCGGAAACATCAAGGCTACGGTTTTGATCTTCTTGCTCCTGGCTGGCTGGGCCAAATCTGCCCAGGGGCCATTCTATACCTGGATCCCGGATGCGATGGTGGCCCCTACCCCAATCTCTGCCTATCTCCATGCCGCGGCAATGGTGACAGCCGGGGCCTTTTTGATTGCCCGGGTGTTTACCTCCGGCTTTGAGGTAAGCTATGGAATCGGTCTTCTCACCGCCGTCATCGCCATCTTGACCATGTATATTGGACTTTTCTTTTACTTCTTCCAGGATGATTTGAAAAGGCTCTTAGCTTATTCCACTATCACCAATGTCGGGTATATCTTCCTGGGCCTTGGCCTCGGGGTAATGGGATCGGTGGTGGGGCTAAGGGGTGGATTACTGCACCTTATCTGTCATGCCTTTGCCAAAACCATCCTCTTTCTAACGATAGGAGCGATCTCCTACGCTACGGGAACAAAGCTTATCTCCCGCTTATCCGGAGTCGCCCGGGGCTCCCCGTTTTTAGCCTTTACCTTTATCATCGGATTCCTGTCGGTAACCGGGATTCCACCATTCCCCTGTTTCTGGAGTAAGTTCTTTATCATTGTCGGAGCGTTTGCGCTCAAATCAACCTTGGGGATAATCTTGGGGGTTTTAATCTTGGGAGAGTCCGTAGGGGCTTTTATCTGGTTTATCATTGTAACTCAACGGGTCTTCTTTGGAAAAGAGGCCGAAGGGGCCATTCCCCTTCACTTCCCAAGGATCTTCACTATCGTTTTAGGCGGGTTAGTAATCTTGACCCTGTTAGCTCCTCTATTTGGAATACCGCTCTTGGAGGGAGTCAAATAG
- a CDS encoding FAD/NAD(P)-binding protein, whose amino-acid sequence MNKNREMENIYLPNLARIKDIQSETYDTRSFELEFVDTQMKKSFQFRPGQFIEVSVLGIGEAPFGLASNPNHPETFRFTARAVGSVTHALHQLKPGDVVGVRGPFGNGFPFDEVKGKNVLFVGGGIGLPPLCSLIEPMLDARKEFGDFQILYGARTSADLVYKDRLKEWGKMSEARFMMTVDVGDPDWTGNVGVVTTIFPKANIVSKNTVSFVCGPPIMIRFVILELLSIGFAPENIISTLERYMKCGVGKCGHCAIGHKYVCLDGPVFSYKEMMKLPEKVV is encoded by the coding sequence GTGAATAAGAATCGGGAAATGGAAAATATCTACTTACCTAATTTAGCGCGGATTAAAGATATTCAGAGCGAGACTTACGATACCAGGAGTTTTGAACTCGAGTTTGTGGATACCCAGATGAAAAAATCTTTTCAGTTTCGCCCCGGCCAGTTTATTGAGGTTTCAGTCCTGGGAATCGGAGAAGCACCTTTTGGCCTCGCTTCCAATCCAAATCATCCTGAAACCTTTCGCTTTACCGCTCGAGCAGTTGGCTCAGTTACTCATGCCCTGCATCAGCTAAAACCTGGGGATGTTGTTGGCGTGCGTGGTCCCTTTGGAAATGGCTTCCCTTTTGATGAAGTAAAGGGGAAAAATGTTCTCTTTGTGGGGGGAGGGATCGGTCTTCCACCTTTGTGTTCCCTGATCGAGCCGATGCTGGATGCTCGCAAGGAATTTGGGGACTTTCAGATTCTTTATGGTGCTCGAACCTCTGCTGACCTTGTCTACAAAGACCGGTTGAAGGAATGGGGAAAAATGTCTGAGGCCCGGTTTATGATGACCGTGGACGTAGGTGATCCTGATTGGACCGGAAATGTCGGGGTAGTAACGACTATTTTCCCAAAAGCTAATATCGTTAGCAAGAACACGGTGAGCTTTGTCTGTGGCCCGCCCATCATGATCCGCTTTGTTATCTTGGAGCTTTTAAGTATCGGTTTTGCCCCGGAGAATATTATCTCTACCCTGGAAAGGTATATGAAATGCGGGGTGGGAAAGTGCGGACACTGCGCTATCGGACACAAATACGTATGCCTCGATGGGCCAGTGTTTTCCTATAAAGAAATGATGAAACTACCAGAAAAAGTAGTGTGA
- the hyfE gene encoding hydrogenase 4 membrane subunit, whose amino-acid sequence MEELAKFISTISLSLIITSYLVIELRNLRYSAYAYTLQALLMCSLFVIFAQQNPGLYYWALTAFITKVVIIPYLLLRYIRRTTNEEFPPLIGYLGSIILISIIVVIIYRVTHQYVEFIAPTPSATQEPFRTNLAVSLTIFIMGLYCILVRRDAIKTVHGLLILENGVHLSLVSLAPLLRETAIIGIVTDVVIAVYLLLYVIFGVYEKFGSTDTFQLKGLRW is encoded by the coding sequence ATGGAAGAGTTAGCCAAATTTATTTCCACCATAAGTCTCTCCCTCATCATCACCTCTTACCTCGTGATTGAGCTGAGAAATCTCCGGTATTCTGCCTATGCATATACCTTGCAGGCCCTCTTGATGTGCTCCCTCTTCGTGATCTTTGCTCAACAGAACCCGGGACTTTATTACTGGGCATTAACCGCCTTTATAACCAAAGTGGTGATTATCCCTTACCTTCTTTTGCGGTATATCCGGCGAACCACCAATGAAGAATTCCCACCCCTTATTGGTTACTTAGGGTCAATTATATTAATTAGTATCATTGTAGTAATCATCTACCGGGTCACTCATCAATACGTGGAGTTCATTGCCCCTACTCCCTCGGCTACCCAGGAGCCTTTCCGGACGAACTTAGCAGTGAGTTTGACCATTTTTATTATGGGACTTTACTGCATCCTGGTCCGGAGGGATGCCATCAAAACCGTTCATGGCTTACTCATTTTGGAAAATGGGGTTCACCTCTCGTTAGTGAGCCTGGCACCGCTTTTAAGAGAGACTGCCATTATCGGTATTGTTACGGACGTAGTAATTGCCGTATACCTTCTTCTCTATGTAATTTTCGGAGTGTACGAAAAATTCGGTTCCACTGATACCTTCCAACTTAAGGGCTTACGGTGGTAA
- a CDS encoding NADH-quinone oxidoreductase subunit H: MVKTISLAIVNLLLVILVAPFFEGVIRKLKALVHSRKGPPFRQPYLDLLKLLGKEDLKVTENPIFSLAPIVTFGSILIAALFTPMGTTPPLGFAGDLIVFVYFLTLASVGIMLGGAATGSPYGAIGMGREMMLAMVVEIIIIGSLIVGVIHTQSFDLGRISVWYHEAGPNLSMIVAAVPFFLTLQVQLGKLPFDIPDADQEIMGGPFMEASGPKLALYKWSYFAKQVILASLFLEIFIPWPKVGIVPIDIVINLVKVFIVIGLVGLIDAVNPRIRVDQAIRYFVGIWVILIFALAFALIGV, translated from the coding sequence ATGGTTAAAACGATTTCATTAGCAATTGTTAATCTGCTTTTGGTGATTCTGGTTGCTCCCTTTTTTGAAGGGGTGATTCGAAAACTTAAAGCTCTGGTCCACTCCCGGAAGGGCCCCCCATTCAGGCAACCCTATCTGGATCTTCTGAAGTTACTGGGAAAGGAAGATCTCAAGGTAACTGAAAATCCCATTTTTTCCCTGGCTCCGATCGTTACCTTCGGAAGCATCCTGATCGCCGCCCTCTTTACCCCGATGGGTACCACTCCTCCCTTAGGCTTTGCCGGGGATTTGATTGTGTTCGTATATTTCCTCACGTTGGCGTCAGTGGGGATAATGTTAGGAGGTGCTGCCACCGGTAGTCCTTATGGGGCAATAGGAATGGGACGGGAAATGATGTTGGCAATGGTGGTGGAGATCATTATCATTGGTAGTCTTATTGTCGGGGTTATCCACACCCAATCATTTGATTTAGGGAGAATCTCCGTCTGGTACCACGAAGCTGGCCCCAATCTTTCCATGATCGTTGCCGCCGTACCGTTTTTTCTAACTCTCCAGGTTCAACTTGGGAAGCTCCCCTTTGACATTCCGGATGCAGATCAAGAGATTATGGGAGGTCCATTTATGGAAGCCTCGGGTCCCAAGCTGGCTTTATATAAATGGAGCTACTTTGCCAAGCAGGTTATTTTGGCCTCCCTTTTCCTGGAGATATTTATCCCCTGGCCGAAAGTCGGGATCGTTCCCATTGACATCGTAATTAATTTAGTCAAGGTCTTTATCGTCATTGGTCTCGTTGGTCTTATTGATGCAGTTAATCCCCGAATTCGGGTGGATCAGGCAATTCGGTACTTTGTCGGAATTTGGGTAATCCTGATTTTTGCCCTGGCCTTTGCCCTGATCGGGGTTTAA
- a CDS encoding proton-conducting transporter membrane subunit — protein sequence MNLEILYLFLVPVLTGILIFLFGKKSRFFSEGIAILGSAITFVISSHIFLLTTKGEVLSIFQEELRMDALGGLVAWLVTFIGLIAVIYSIPYMRKEMEKGIIRAERLRSYYGWLMIFLASMLWATTTNNIILLWVIIEATTLASIILVAFYWNRDALEAGYKYAMLLTVGITFALFGCVFLYVGSSPHIPSGLDPLKITEIAKVAGKIPKSIALLSVILLLVGFGTKAGIVPFHTWLPDAHAEAPTPISALLSGVMIKVGAYALARTVTAFFPVYHDINLFIVILGVVTMLVGIFMALMQDDLKRLLAYHSVSQMGYIIVGLGVGTYLGVYGGLFHLLNHTIFKALLFLCVGAVASVTGTRLIHNLGGIGRKMPITALCFFVGAFAIGGLPLFNGFMSKFTIFLACAKAGMLWATLLAILTSILTLFCLLHAAYCVFMGKAIEATNPINKEIKEVSALMWGGMLLLAFLCLLIGVYPQIVYPILNEATKAVFSMMPMP from the coding sequence ATGAATCTTGAGATACTGTATCTTTTTCTGGTGCCGGTCCTCACCGGGATTTTGATCTTTCTTTTTGGAAAGAAATCACGTTTCTTCAGTGAGGGCATTGCTATCTTGGGATCAGCTATTACGTTTGTGATATCATCCCATATTTTTCTTCTTACCACTAAGGGTGAGGTCCTGTCCATTTTCCAAGAAGAGTTAAGGATGGATGCCTTAGGAGGGTTGGTTGCCTGGTTAGTTACCTTCATCGGCCTAATTGCAGTCATTTACTCCATCCCCTATATGCGGAAAGAGATGGAAAAAGGCATAATCCGTGCCGAGCGGCTCCGCTCCTACTATGGCTGGCTTATGATTTTCTTAGCCTCAATGCTCTGGGCTACCACTACCAATAATATTATTCTTTTGTGGGTAATCATTGAGGCTACCACGCTCGCCTCGATAATCCTGGTTGCCTTCTACTGGAACCGGGATGCCTTAGAAGCTGGATATAAATATGCCATGCTCCTTACCGTGGGAATCACCTTTGCCCTCTTTGGCTGCGTTTTCCTTTATGTGGGCTCCTCTCCCCATATCCCGAGTGGGCTCGACCCGTTAAAGATCACAGAAATTGCCAAAGTAGCAGGCAAAATTCCCAAGAGCATTGCCCTCCTTTCGGTTATCCTTTTATTAGTAGGCTTTGGAACCAAGGCCGGGATCGTTCCCTTTCATACCTGGCTGCCCGATGCCCATGCCGAAGCCCCCACCCCAATAAGTGCCCTTCTTTCGGGGGTGATGATTAAGGTGGGCGCTTATGCACTTGCCCGTACTGTGACAGCTTTCTTCCCCGTATACCATGATATAAATTTATTTATCGTTATACTGGGTGTTGTTACTATGTTAGTGGGAATATTTATGGCTTTAATGCAGGATGATTTAAAGCGACTGTTAGCTTATCATAGTGTTAGTCAAATGGGCTATATTATTGTGGGCTTAGGGGTAGGAACTTATCTGGGGGTTTATGGAGGACTTTTTCATCTGTTAAATCACACCATTTTTAAAGCCCTGCTCTTCTTGTGTGTGGGTGCAGTAGCATCTGTGACAGGTACTCGCCTAATACACAATTTAGGAGGGATAGGGAGAAAGATGCCTATTACAGCCCTTTGTTTTTTTGTGGGTGCTTTTGCCATAGGTGGTTTGCCACTCTTTAATGGATTTATGAGCAAATTTACTATATTCTTAGCCTGTGCCAAGGCCGGGATGCTCTGGGCTACCTTGTTAGCTATCTTAACCAGCATATTAACTTTGTTCTGCTTACTACATGCTGCTTATTGTGTATTTATGGGAAAGGCTATAGAAGCCACTAACCCCATCAATAAAGAAATCAAAGAGGTATCAGCTTTAATGTGGGGAGGAATGTTGCTTCTGGCCTTCCTCTGCCTTTTGATTGGTGTTTATCCCCAGATTGTATATCCAATCTTAAATGAGGCTACCAAGGCGGTTTTCTCAATGATGCCGATGCCATAA